GGTTATCCCAAATGGCCATGTCGTTGCGATTCCATTTGAACCGGACCTGGGCGTCGTGGTTTTGAGTGACGAGCTAAAAGGTCAGCATATATACAGGTCAAACTTGTAGGATGACTCACATTGAACAGGTACTGCAGAAGCATATCTGATTCATCCTTGGTCACGCCGTTAATCCGCTTTGTGAAGCCCCGGTTGACATAGACCGATTTCCACCCAGTCACAGCTACATTTGTCAGTACTTTCACCCATACCCAAGAAGGGTGAGAACATACGATTCGTCCTCACAACCGGATGCACAGCACTCAAATCCTCCCCCACATTCAACGGCGACCCCCTAATTCCCTTACGCAACGGATTCCCCAACCTCCTCGCCTCTTCATGAAAGAAACTCGCATCATGCGTTGCCGTCAACCCCTCCAAAAACCCTGCCATTCCCGGCGACAACCGGTCATACACCTCATACCCGCTCGCCCAGAGTGTATCACCGCCCGTCTCAGGAAGCGTATGAATCTTCAACATCGCATAGTCTGAGGGCACGCGCTCGAAGCTGATATCCGTGTGCCAGCCGACGGAGGCAAGACGGGAGGTGTCGCTGAGTTGATGCGTGAGGCCGCCGCCTTTCTTCTGCTTTTCGCTGCTGATGACACTGATTTGGTCACCGAGTTCACTACCTTCCTCGGTCAGGGGGTGGACGTGCAGGGCAGAGGACTCGGGCTGCTCCTTGCGGTTAGTTATCGCTGAGGTTAAAGTGTGTGTGGACTCACGCAGCCGGCTAGAGCTGTTAGTCGCTCGCCGAATTGTTGCATTTGCTGGGGTGTGACACTTTGGTTGCGGAGGAAGACGACTCCTCGTTGCGAGACTGGTCGGGTCAGTATGGTTCATGAAGAGAGCGGGAAAGCATACTGGTCGCAGCCAAATCTCTAATTATCCGATCTCTTTCCTCCGATTTCAAGATATCTGCGACTTGGAGGCCGCTGTACTCCCGTCCGATGACAGGCGTCAGATCACTTTTGAAGTATCCGTCTAGCGATCCGGAATATTCCAGTGGCTGCGAAATGCGCGGACGGGCCTGTTCATGGCCTCCCTGGATAGATGTAGGTGTGTCAACTGCAGTTGGCATTGTGTATATCATGTTCTAGATATAGAAAACTAGGCCAAAGTTGTATATATGGACAAGATCAATGCGCCGGTGGATAATGACTTTTAAATACCCAGATTACAGCAAACTCTCCACTAGCACGAGATAATGCTTAGCCGGCTAATTATCCATTATTCCTGCATCATATCCGGATCGCGTTGTTAATCCTGGCCCTCATGGAACGGCACTGCCATCGGCGGGGCATCGGCGAAAATCTCGGAGCATCGATA
This Aspergillus chevalieri M1 DNA, chromosome 3, nearly complete sequence DNA region includes the following protein-coding sequences:
- a CDS encoding TauD/TfdA dioxygenase family protein (COG:I;~EggNog:ENOG410PFDA;~InterPro:IPR042098,IPR003819;~PFAM:PF02668;~SMCOG1121:dioxygenase, TauD/TfdA;~antiSMASH:Cluster_3.1;~go_function: GO:0016491 - oxidoreductase activity [Evidence IEA];~go_process: GO:0055114 - oxidation-reduction process [Evidence IEA]), translated to MQQFGERLTALAGCQPESSALHVHPLTEEGSELGDQISVISSEKQKKGGGLTHQLSDTSRLASVGWHTDISFERVPSDYAMLKIHTLPETGGDTLWASGYEVYDRLSPGMAGFLEGLTATHDASFFHEEARRLGNPLRKGIRGSPLNVGEDLSAVHPVVRTNPVTGWKSVYVNRGFTKRINGVTKDESDMLLQYLFNLVTQNHDAQVRFKWNRNDMAIWDNRSTWHCATYDYTEARAGDRVCSLGEAPYFDPNSKSRREALA